A window from Aquabacterium sp. NJ1 encodes these proteins:
- the mutM gene encoding bifunctional DNA-formamidopyrimidine glycosylase/DNA-(apurinic or apyrimidinic site) lyase encodes MPELPEVEVTRQSFGDRIEGASVRSVHMGKPLRWPVGYDVDALHGWQVGKVLRRGKYLWLPLARSDGTQGGLLIHLGMSGSLSFSHRLPPAGVHDHFEMVTDKGTLRLTDPRRFGAVVWGPSMHEGVPGKLLAGLGLEPFDEALDGAYLHERLRGRSVAIKQALLAGDIVVGAGNIYACEALFRAGIDPRLPAGRVSKPRCEKLVREVQSVLQQAIALGGSSLKDFKDAHGAQGHFQLATQVYGREALPCRVCGTPIRRVLQGQRATFYCPICQKR; translated from the coding sequence ATGCCTGAATTACCCGAAGTTGAAGTCACTCGCCAGAGTTTTGGTGACCGCATCGAAGGCGCGAGCGTGCGTTCCGTGCACATGGGCAAGCCATTGCGCTGGCCAGTCGGGTATGACGTGGATGCCTTGCATGGCTGGCAGGTGGGCAAAGTGTTGCGCCGAGGCAAATACCTCTGGCTGCCTTTGGCCCGGTCGGATGGCACGCAAGGCGGTTTGCTGATCCACCTGGGCATGTCAGGCTCCTTGTCGTTTTCTCACCGCTTGCCACCGGCTGGTGTGCACGACCATTTTGAAATGGTGACCGACAAAGGGACCTTGCGGCTGACCGACCCGCGTCGTTTTGGTGCTGTCGTATGGGGACCCTCGATGCACGAAGGGGTGCCCGGCAAATTGCTGGCGGGCCTCGGGCTGGAGCCATTTGACGAAGCCTTGGATGGCGCTTATCTGCATGAGCGTTTGCGGGGGCGTTCGGTGGCCATCAAGCAGGCCCTGCTCGCCGGCGACATTGTGGTTGGGGCAGGCAATATCTATGCGTGTGAGGCGCTTTTCAGAGCGGGTATCGACCCGAGGTTGCCCGCCGGGCGCGTGAGTAAACCACGCTGTGAAAAACTGGTGCGAGAGGTTCAATCTGTTTTGCAGCAAGCCATTGCCCTGGGTGGCTCCAGCCTGAAGGATTTCAAGGACGCGCACGGTGCCCAGGGCCATTTTCAATTGGCGACCCAGGTTTACGGACGCGAAGCGCTGCCCTGTCGGGTTTGCGGCACGCCGATTCGCCGTGTGCTGCAGGGGCAACGCGCCACCTTTTATTGCCCAATTTGTCAGAAAAGGTGA
- a CDS encoding tetratricopeptide repeat protein, with protein sequence MSLSFANLSALAFRAATAPAARRRSRSSSLAATLGAGTLALCGLSTAFAQGQAASPPSKAGSAAVTSVVVKPTVQNSAMDGALFYQILVAEVQANRGDAGSAYQLYLESARRHQIGQLYQRAVEIALRGRAGEQALAAAKAWRQAMPHSKEASEYTAQILLALGRTSDLAAPLRTLIQLTPTPQQPQVLASLPRTVARLNDKRAAAQVIDEATQPWRQPPLELAEAWSASAEGWMQAKDYDKSMAALEKAVALKPSLPNPGLIAIDLMNIDPRAEQFVKQQLARPDAPSLVRLAYGRKLAGTQRYVESAEQLEQLLATQPDQMGTWVTLAAVRLELKQLDKAEAALQPVLNPTPGNNKAATSNVTPPDANDTEQAYLLMSQIAEQRNQLAQSSAWLDRADPKHERLNIQAQRARLLVKQGKIAEARKLIRELPETEPRDAVMKVQAEAQLLRDARQWDEAYKVLGDATKRFPDDSDLLYDQAMLGERLNKFTEMEAQLRKVMEMAPDNPNAFNALGYSLADRGIRLDEARTLIKKALELRPGDAFITDSLGWLEFRAGNGAEALRILNEAYQSRPDPEIAAHLGEVLWSQGKQDEARQLWLDALKREPDNDTLKETLTRFKIKP encoded by the coding sequence ATGTCCCTCTCTTTTGCCAATTTGTCCGCCCTGGCCTTCAGAGCCGCCACCGCACCAGCCGCCCGCCGGCGGTCACGCTCATCCTCCCTGGCGGCCACGCTGGGCGCCGGCACGCTGGCCCTGTGTGGCCTGAGCACGGCGTTTGCCCAAGGCCAGGCCGCATCCCCCCCGAGCAAGGCAGGCTCTGCAGCGGTCACATCCGTGGTGGTCAAGCCTACCGTCCAGAACTCGGCGATGGACGGCGCCCTGTTTTATCAAATCCTGGTCGCCGAGGTGCAAGCCAACAGGGGCGATGCCGGCTCTGCCTACCAGCTCTACCTGGAGTCTGCCCGCCGGCACCAGATCGGCCAGCTTTACCAGCGCGCCGTGGAAATCGCCTTGCGTGGCCGCGCTGGCGAGCAGGCATTGGCCGCAGCCAAGGCCTGGCGCCAGGCCATGCCACATTCCAAAGAAGCCTCCGAGTACACCGCGCAGATCCTGCTGGCGCTGGGCCGCACCAGCGACCTGGCCGCCCCGCTGCGCACACTGATCCAGCTGACCCCGACACCACAGCAACCGCAGGTGCTGGCCTCTCTGCCTCGCACCGTGGCCCGATTGAATGACAAACGCGCCGCGGCACAGGTGATCGACGAAGCCACCCAACCCTGGCGCCAGCCCCCGCTTGAACTGGCCGAAGCCTGGTCCGCCAGCGCCGAAGGCTGGATGCAGGCCAAGGACTACGACAAGTCCATGGCCGCACTGGAAAAGGCCGTTGCACTCAAGCCGTCCTTGCCCAACCCGGGCCTGATCGCCATCGACCTGATGAACATCGACCCACGCGCCGAACAGTTCGTCAAGCAGCAACTGGCTCGCCCCGACGCTCCCTCGCTGGTGCGACTGGCTTACGGCCGAAAGCTGGCTGGCACGCAACGTTATGTCGAGTCGGCCGAGCAACTGGAGCAACTGCTGGCCACCCAGCCTGATCAGATGGGCACCTGGGTCACCCTGGCCGCCGTGCGGCTGGAGCTCAAGCAACTGGACAAGGCCGAAGCAGCCCTGCAGCCCGTGCTCAACCCGACCCCAGGCAACAACAAGGCCGCCACGTCCAACGTCACGCCACCTGACGCCAACGACACCGAGCAGGCCTACCTGCTCATGTCCCAGATTGCCGAGCAACGCAACCAGCTGGCGCAATCGAGCGCCTGGCTGGACCGCGCCGACCCCAAGCATGAGCGGCTCAACATCCAGGCCCAACGTGCACGCCTGCTGGTCAAGCAGGGCAAGATCGCCGAGGCACGCAAGCTGATCCGCGAACTGCCCGAGACCGAACCGCGCGACGCCGTGATGAAGGTCCAGGCCGAAGCCCAGCTGCTGCGCGACGCACGCCAATGGGACGAGGCCTACAAGGTCCTGGGTGACGCCACCAAGCGCTTCCCGGACGACAGCGACCTCTTGTATGACCAGGCCATGCTGGGCGAACGCCTGAACAAGTTCACCGAGATGGAAGCGCAGCTGCGCAAGGTCATGGAGATGGCGCCGGACAACCCCAACGCCTTCAATGCCCTGGGCTACAGCCTGGCCGACCGCGGCATCCGCCTGGATGAAGCGCGCACACTCATCAAGAAGGCGCTGGAGCTGCGCCCCGGCGACGCCTTCATCACCGACAGCCTGGGCTGGCTGGAGTTCCGCGCCGGCAATGGCGCCGAAGCCCTGCGCATCCTCAATGAGGCCTACCAGTCCCGCCCTGACCCTGAAATTGCAGCCCACCTGGGTGAAGTGCTCTGGAGCCAGGGCAAGCAGGATGAAGCACGCCAGTTGTGGCTGGACGCCCTCAAGCGCGAGCCAGACAACGACACGCTCAAAGAGACCCTGACGCGCTTCAAGATCAAGCCGTGA
- a CDS encoding lipoprotein insertase outer membrane protein LolB gives MRSPRALARALCVLCPLMLQACASVSEGDPIVAQMRSGGACAAAEASSAPGAPLPAQAAEARPPARALPRIDLQGQMSVKLSAFADQPAKGLSLGFFFSGNTDTGQLDLMTLMGSQMAQVNWQPGEAWLVNDKGRARYDNLDSLSEAALGEPLPLRQLVHWMQGHPDPELPSAPGPETDTFTQQGWLIDARELPIKKLNARREATPVQRGVQLKIYLDR, from the coding sequence GTGAGATCGCCGCGCGCCCTCGCTCGCGCCCTGTGCGTGCTGTGCCCCCTGATGCTGCAGGCTTGTGCCAGCGTGTCCGAGGGCGACCCCATCGTGGCGCAGATGCGATCCGGCGGCGCCTGTGCGGCAGCAGAGGCCTCATCCGCGCCGGGCGCACCCTTGCCAGCTCAGGCGGCGGAAGCACGCCCGCCTGCTCGCGCCCTGCCCCGCATCGACCTGCAAGGACAGATGAGCGTCAAGCTGAGTGCCTTTGCCGATCAGCCCGCCAAGGGCCTCAGCCTGGGTTTTTTCTTCTCAGGCAACACCGACACCGGCCAGCTTGACCTGATGACCCTGATGGGCAGCCAGATGGCGCAGGTGAACTGGCAACCGGGCGAAGCCTGGCTGGTCAATGACAAGGGCCGCGCACGCTACGACAACCTCGACAGCCTGAGCGAAGCCGCGCTGGGCGAGCCCCTGCCCTTGCGGCAACTGGTGCACTGGATGCAAGGCCATCCAGACCCAGAACTGCCCAGCGCACCAGGCCCTGAGACCGACACCTTCACCCAGCAAGGCTGGCTGATCGACGCACGCGAACTGCCCATCAAGAAGCTGAACGCCCGGCGCGAAGCCACGCCCGTTCAACGAGGCGTCCAGCTCAAGATCTACCTGGACCGCTGA
- the ispE gene encoding 4-(cytidine 5'-diphospho)-2-C-methyl-D-erythritol kinase, giving the protein MPSLHNLPAPAKINLFLHVTGRRQDGHHLLQSVFMLIDWQDTLHIETRSDGQLRRHDLNVGLPDDDLCLKAARLLQAESRTSQGCDIRIHKEVPWGAGLGGGSSDAATVLLALNQLWGLNWPRSHLEALAVKLGADVPFFVRGHNAWVEGIGESITPIALPTEVLNTPLALLKPPVAVPTVAIFGNELLKRDTKHAIVEDFLAAPRRFGRNDLQAPAESYSGQISQALEIMQNRFGNSRMTGSGSTVFSWMSTDTNSQTPTFQPADLGLNDPAWVGRVSRGLIQHPLLDLLDPIPD; this is encoded by the coding sequence ATGCCCAGCCTGCACAACCTGCCCGCACCCGCCAAGATCAACCTGTTCCTGCACGTGACGGGTCGCCGCCAGGATGGCCACCACCTGCTGCAGTCCGTCTTCATGCTGATCGACTGGCAGGACACCCTGCACATCGAGACCCGCAGTGATGGCCAGTTGCGCCGCCACGACCTCAACGTGGGCCTGCCCGACGATGACCTGTGCCTCAAGGCTGCACGGCTGCTGCAGGCCGAGAGCCGCACGTCGCAAGGCTGCGACATCCGCATCCACAAAGAGGTGCCCTGGGGCGCCGGCCTGGGCGGCGGCAGCTCGGACGCGGCCACCGTGCTGCTGGCGCTCAACCAGCTGTGGGGCCTGAACTGGCCGAGGTCGCACCTGGAGGCACTCGCCGTGAAGCTCGGGGCCGACGTGCCTTTCTTCGTGCGCGGGCACAACGCCTGGGTCGAAGGCATTGGTGAGTCCATCACCCCGATCGCACTGCCAACCGAGGTGCTGAACACCCCCTTGGCCTTGCTCAAACCGCCTGTGGCCGTCCCCACTGTGGCGATTTTTGGCAACGAATTGCTCAAGCGCGACACAAAGCATGCTATAGTCGAAGACTTTCTTGCAGCGCCCCGGCGCTTCGGCAGAAACGACTTGCAGGCTCCCGCGGAGTCCTACAGCGGTCAGATCAGTCAAGCGCTGGAGATCATGCAGAACCGCTTCGGCAACAGCCGGATGACGGGCTCAGGCAGTACCGTGTTTTCGTGGATGTCCACTGACACAAACAGCCAGACACCCACCTTCCAGCCAGCCGATCTGGGCCTGAATGATCCCGCATGGGTCGGTCGCGTCAGTCGCGGTCTGATTCAGCATCCCCTGCTTGATTTGCTTGATCCGATCCCTGATTGA
- a CDS encoding ribose-phosphate pyrophosphokinase: MLSDTVLFTGNANPALAQEIATNLGISLGKASVGRFSDGETTVEIQQNVRGREVFVVQSTCAPTNDNLMELLIMVDALKRASAQRITAVIPYFGYARQDRRPRSTRVPISARVVANMLEAVGVNRVLTMDLHADQIQGFFNIPVDNIYASPVLLSDLQAKKYEDLVVVSPDVGGVVRARALAKQLGCDLAIIDKRRPKANVSEVMHVIGEIDGRNCVIMDDMIDTAGTLVKAAEVLKERGAKSVYAYCTHAVFSGPAIERIKNSHLDEVVITNTIPLNDSAKGTGKIRQLTTAFLFAETIRRITDGESVTSLFSEQNNNF; encoded by the coding sequence ATGCTATCCGATACCGTTCTGTTCACCGGCAACGCCAACCCGGCGCTCGCTCAGGAAATCGCCACCAACCTCGGCATCTCGCTGGGCAAGGCCTCGGTGGGCCGCTTCTCTGATGGTGAAACCACGGTCGAGATCCAGCAGAACGTGCGCGGTCGCGAGGTGTTCGTGGTGCAGTCCACCTGCGCCCCCACCAACGACAACCTGATGGAACTGCTGATCATGGTCGACGCGCTCAAGCGCGCGTCCGCCCAGCGCATCACGGCCGTCATCCCCTACTTCGGCTACGCCCGCCAGGACCGTCGTCCTCGCTCGACCCGTGTGCCCATCTCGGCACGCGTCGTGGCCAACATGCTGGAAGCCGTCGGCGTCAACCGCGTCCTGACGATGGACCTGCACGCCGACCAGATCCAGGGCTTCTTCAACATCCCCGTCGACAACATCTACGCTTCGCCCGTGCTGCTGTCCGACCTGCAGGCCAAGAAGTACGAAGACCTCGTGGTCGTGTCGCCCGACGTCGGTGGCGTGGTGCGTGCCCGTGCGCTGGCCAAGCAACTGGGTTGCGATCTGGCCATCATCGACAAGCGTCGCCCCAAGGCCAATGTGTCTGAAGTGATGCACGTCATCGGTGAAATCGATGGCCGCAACTGCGTGATCATGGACGACATGATCGACACCGCCGGCACCCTCGTGAAGGCGGCCGAAGTGCTCAAGGAGCGTGGCGCCAAGAGCGTGTACGCCTACTGCACGCACGCCGTGTTCTCGGGCCCCGCCATCGAGCGCATCAAGAATTCGCATCTCGACGAAGTCGTGATCACCAACACCATTCCGCTCAACGACAGCGCCAAGGGCACCGGCAAGATTCGCCAGCTCACCACGGCCTTCCTGTTTGCGGAAACCATCCGCCGCATCACCGATGGTGAGTCGGTGACCTCGCTCTTCTCGGAACAGAACAACAACTTCTGA
- a CDS encoding 50S ribosomal protein L25/general stress protein Ctc has product MKFTAFERSLQGTGASRRLRISGKTPGIVYGAGQEPKNIELDHNALYHAMRKEAFHSSVLDMELNGKVEKVLLRDYQAHPFKPLVLHVDFQRVDATTRIHKKVPVHFVGEVDSPAVKVDKCIINHVTTELEIECLAEQLPEFLTCDLSKAVKGQTFGVEDLGLAAHIKVLTHGRKAPTLATVVEPVEEVIAAPVAAAEPAKGKKKK; this is encoded by the coding sequence ATGAAATTCACCGCCTTCGAGCGTAGCCTGCAGGGGACCGGAGCGAGCCGCCGCCTGCGCATTTCCGGCAAGACACCTGGCATCGTTTACGGTGCCGGCCAAGAGCCCAAGAACATCGAGCTGGACCACAACGCGCTGTACCACGCCATGCGCAAGGAAGCCTTCCATTCGTCCGTCCTGGACATGGAGCTGAACGGCAAGGTCGAAAAGGTCCTGCTGCGTGACTACCAGGCTCACCCCTTCAAGCCCCTGGTCCTGCACGTTGACTTCCAGCGCGTTGACGCCACCACCCGCATCCACAAGAAGGTGCCCGTGCACTTCGTGGGCGAGGTCGACTCTCCTGCAGTCAAGGTTGACAAGTGCATCATCAACCACGTCACCACCGAACTGGAAATCGAGTGCCTGGCTGAACAGCTGCCTGAATTCCTGACCTGCGACCTGAGCAAGGCCGTCAAGGGCCAGACCTTCGGCGTGGAAGACCTGGGCCTGGCTGCCCACATCAAGGTGCTGACGCACGGCCGCAAGGCTCCGACCCTGGCTACCGTGGTCGAGCCCGTGGAAGAAGTCATTGCCGCCCCCGTGGCTGCTGCCGAACCCGCCAAGGGCAAGAAGAAGAAGTAA
- the pth gene encoding aminoacyl-tRNA hydrolase, with product MIRLFVGLGNPGPEYEDTRHNAGFWFIDDLARRLGVTLLPDRAYHGLVARANTPQGPVWLLQPQTYMNLSGKSVAALARFFKITPEEVLVVHDELDLLPGQVKLKKGGGHGGHNGLRDIHTQLGTPDYWRLRLGIGHPGVKHEVANFVLRKPPQSEREAIFKCISQSLDAVDAMLAGDMNKAVTVVHAQPQRPKPPRKEATAKPIESTEPGKTTPPEAPPG from the coding sequence ATGATTCGACTGTTTGTGGGCTTGGGCAACCCCGGCCCGGAATACGAAGACACTCGGCACAACGCCGGTTTCTGGTTCATTGACGACCTGGCCCGCCGCCTGGGCGTCACCCTGCTGCCCGACCGCGCCTACCATGGCCTCGTCGCCCGCGCCAACACGCCACAAGGGCCTGTGTGGCTGCTGCAGCCGCAGACCTACATGAACCTGTCGGGCAAGTCGGTGGCTGCGCTGGCCCGCTTCTTCAAGATCACGCCCGAAGAAGTGCTGGTGGTGCACGATGAACTCGACTTGCTGCCCGGCCAGGTCAAGCTGAAAAAGGGTGGCGGTCATGGCGGCCACAACGGCCTGCGCGACATCCACACCCAACTGGGCACGCCCGACTACTGGCGCCTGCGCCTGGGCATCGGCCACCCCGGGGTCAAACACGAGGTGGCCAACTTCGTGCTGCGCAAACCACCTCAGTCAGAGCGTGAGGCCATTTTCAAATGCATCAGCCAGTCGCTGGATGCCGTGGACGCCATGCTCGCCGGTGACATGAACAAGGCCGTCACCGTGGTGCATGCGCAGCCTCAGCGCCCCAAGCCGCCCCGCAAGGAAGCGACCGCCAAGCCCATTGAGTCCACTGAACCAGGCAAGACAACGCCCCCGGAGGCGCCACCAGGCTGA
- a CDS encoding DUF4124 domain-containing protein yields MTHRTRTIKKPHQRVATSVAVVMIGLLLGMSGAAVRANAPSPASTKQSWRCTSQTGTVTYSQQPCEGQAELKQMADDRSTAQLRQSRDNGLRDAKLARRMQRERRHEERMASLERPVALSKNKPHVIKATPNSHRPKPVSDSTRPVKIKSEKKPSGRSNTADNQGSSLRP; encoded by the coding sequence ATGACACACCGGACACGCACCATCAAGAAGCCGCATCAACGCGTGGCCACCTCTGTGGCCGTGGTGATGATCGGCCTGCTGCTCGGCATGAGCGGCGCAGCCGTACGCGCCAATGCGCCCTCGCCCGCCAGCACCAAGCAGAGCTGGCGCTGCACCAGCCAGACCGGCACGGTCACCTACAGCCAGCAACCCTGCGAGGGCCAGGCCGAGCTCAAGCAGATGGCCGACGATCGCAGCACCGCTCAACTGCGCCAGTCTCGCGACAACGGCCTGCGCGACGCCAAACTGGCCCGGCGAATGCAGCGTGAGCGCCGCCATGAAGAGCGCATGGCCAGCCTGGAGCGGCCGGTTGCGCTGTCGAAAAACAAGCCGCACGTGATCAAGGCCACGCCCAACAGCCATCGCCCCAAACCCGTCAGTGACTCGACGCGCCCGGTCAAGATCAAATCAGAGAAAAAGCCGTCTGGCCGCAGCAACACAGCGGACAACCAGGGCTCGTCACTTCGCCCCTGA
- a CDS encoding YfhL family 4Fe-4S dicluster ferredoxin, which produces MALTITSECINCDVCEPECPNQAISMGETIYVIDPAKCTECVGHFDEPQCIQVCPVECIPVNPDHVESKDQLWAKFRRLQAQAA; this is translated from the coding sequence ATGGCCCTGACCATCACCTCCGAGTGCATCAACTGCGACGTGTGCGAGCCCGAGTGCCCCAACCAGGCCATCTCGATGGGCGAGACCATCTACGTGATCGACCCGGCCAAGTGCACGGAGTGTGTCGGGCACTTCGATGAGCCCCAATGCATCCAGGTCTGCCCGGTGGAGTGCATCCCGGTCAACCCGGATCACGTCGAGTCCAAAGACCAGCTGTGGGCCAAGTTCCGTCGCTTGCAGGCGCAGGCGGCCTGA
- the coaD gene encoding pantetheine-phosphate adenylyltransferase, producing the protein MTSSKLTAVYPGTFDPMTLGHADLMRRASQLFGRLILAVAAGHHKRTMFSVDERLAMAKELAKDYPNVEVIAFSGLLRDFVVGHGGKVVVRGLRAVSDFEYEFQMAGMNRQLMPDVETVFLTPSDQYQFVSGTFVREIAMLGGDVSKFVAPSVLARLHERVNRKAD; encoded by the coding sequence TTGACTTCATCCAAGCTGACCGCCGTTTACCCTGGTACTTTTGACCCCATGACCCTGGGCCACGCTGACCTGATGCGTCGTGCCAGCCAGTTGTTTGGTCGCCTGATCCTGGCGGTGGCCGCCGGCCACCACAAGCGCACGATGTTCTCGGTGGATGAGCGCCTGGCCATGGCCAAGGAGCTGGCGAAGGACTATCCCAATGTCGAGGTCATCGCCTTTTCGGGCCTGCTGCGCGACTTCGTGGTCGGGCACGGCGGCAAGGTGGTGGTGCGTGGCCTGCGCGCCGTCAGCGACTTCGAGTACGAATTCCAGATGGCTGGCATGAACCGCCAGCTGATGCCCGATGTTGAAACGGTGTTCCTGACGCCGTCGGATCAATACCAGTTTGTGTCGGGCACCTTTGTGCGTGAAATCGCCATGCTCGGTGGCGATGTCTCCAAGTTCGTGGCACCCAGCGTGCTGGCGCGCTTGCACGAACGTGTGAACCGCAAGGCCGATTGA
- the rsmD gene encoding 16S rRNA (guanine(966)-N(2))-methyltransferase RsmD, whose amino-acid sequence MSATRPRKPDPIKGPQTKAAQAVAQTAAQEVRIIGGQWKRSVLPVPVSAGLRPTPGRVRETLFNWLGQDLSGWRVLDAFAGSGALGFEAASRGAEEVLLLEREPGLVRNLQAVQARLKASQVRVMQADAIPWMRQARQAGLFDLVFLDPPFDEGLFWSALEGALQCVPDGGWIYLESPAPLAQLPDAEQHAHLIAQLAPHRHGQAGAVHFHLFRRVAAPPA is encoded by the coding sequence ATGAGCGCAACACGCCCCCGCAAACCCGATCCGATCAAAGGCCCGCAGACCAAGGCGGCGCAAGCCGTGGCGCAAACCGCCGCACAGGAGGTTCGCATCATCGGGGGGCAGTGGAAGCGCTCCGTGTTGCCCGTGCCGGTGTCGGCTGGCCTGCGCCCCACACCTGGCCGCGTGCGAGAAACCTTGTTCAACTGGCTGGGGCAGGATCTGTCTGGCTGGCGGGTACTGGATGCCTTTGCCGGCAGCGGTGCCTTGGGCTTCGAGGCCGCGTCGCGCGGCGCCGAGGAGGTGCTGCTGCTGGAGCGCGAGCCCGGTCTCGTCCGCAATCTGCAAGCCGTGCAAGCGCGGCTCAAGGCTTCCCAGGTTCGGGTGATGCAGGCCGACGCCATCCCCTGGATGCGCCAGGCGCGTCAGGCCGGGCTCTTTGACCTGGTTTTTCTGGATCCTCCTTTTGACGAAGGCTTGTTCTGGTCAGCCCTGGAAGGGGCGCTTCAATGCGTGCCAGACGGCGGCTGGATCTATCTGGAATCGCCGGCACCATTGGCGCAATTGCCTGATGCTGAACAGCACGCGCACCTGATCGCCCAGCTTGCGCCGCATCGCCACGGGCAGGCAGGGGCAGTGCACTTTCACCTTTTTCGACGCGTGGCTGCTCCGCCTGCCTGA
- the ftsY gene encoding signal recognition particle-docking protein FtsY: MFSFIKKKLGWGSAQPESAPAQPSGDADKAAGAPAPAEQPAPAISTKPANASPAAQPPAQPPVAQAARPETPQVQASQAPAATPAPAPAPERRSWLDKLRAGLRKTGSSIAQVFTGTQIDDALYEELESALLMADAGVAATEHLLADLKHRVKETKATDPSQVKNLLIDAITELLQPLEKSLVVGLHTPTVIMVAGVNGAGKTTSIGKLTRHLSDAGQKVLLAAADTFRAAAREQLLVWADRNHVEIVSQEGGDPAAVTFDAVQAGRSRGCDVVIADTAGRLATQLHLMEELRKVKRVIGKAMDSAPHEVLLVVDGNTGQNALSQVKAFDEALGLTGLIVTKLDGTAKGGVLAAIALWSRQRHSAVPVYFIGVGEKLEDLQTFNAREFAQALLA, translated from the coding sequence ATGTTCAGTTTCATCAAGAAAAAGCTGGGGTGGGGCTCCGCCCAGCCTGAGTCCGCGCCCGCGCAGCCCTCCGGCGATGCCGACAAGGCAGCAGGCGCGCCCGCACCTGCCGAGCAGCCGGCGCCAGCCATCTCCACCAAGCCTGCAAACGCCTCGCCTGCAGCGCAGCCCCCTGCTCAGCCCCCCGTTGCGCAGGCTGCACGCCCCGAGACACCTCAGGTCCAAGCATCACAAGCGCCTGCTGCAACGCCTGCACCAGCGCCGGCCCCCGAGCGCCGCTCCTGGCTGGACAAGCTGCGCGCAGGCCTGCGCAAGACCGGTTCCAGCATCGCCCAGGTCTTCACCGGCACGCAGATTGACGACGCCTTGTACGAGGAGCTGGAGTCCGCCCTGCTGATGGCGGACGCGGGCGTGGCCGCCACAGAGCACCTGCTGGCCGACCTGAAGCACCGCGTCAAGGAAACCAAGGCCACCGACCCATCGCAGGTCAAGAACCTGTTGATCGACGCCATCACCGAGCTGCTGCAACCACTGGAGAAATCCCTGGTGGTGGGGCTGCACACGCCCACCGTCATCATGGTCGCCGGCGTCAACGGTGCGGGCAAGACCACCTCGATCGGCAAGCTCACACGCCACCTGTCCGATGCCGGGCAGAAAGTGCTGCTGGCCGCCGCCGACACCTTCCGCGCAGCAGCCCGTGAACAGCTGCTGGTCTGGGCCGATCGCAACCATGTGGAGATCGTCAGCCAGGAAGGCGGCGACCCTGCTGCGGTCACTTTTGACGCCGTTCAGGCCGGCCGTTCACGCGGCTGCGACGTGGTCATCGCCGACACGGCAGGCCGCCTGGCCACGCAATTGCACCTGATGGAAGAGCTGCGCAAGGTCAAGCGCGTGATCGGCAAGGCCATGGACAGTGCCCCGCACGAGGTGCTGCTGGTGGTCGATGGCAACACGGGCCAGAACGCGCTGTCGCAGGTCAAGGCCTTTGACGAGGCCCTGGGACTGACCGGCCTGATCGTGACCAAGCTCGATGGCACGGCCAAGGGCGGCGTGCTGGCCGCGATCGCCTTGTGGTCGCGCCAGCGTCACAGCGCGGTGCCGGTTTACTTCATCGGCGTCGGTGAAAAGCTGGAAGACCTCCAGACCTTCAACGCCCGCGAATTTGCCCAGGCCTTGCTGGCCTGA